One window from the genome of Salvia miltiorrhiza cultivar Shanhuang (shh) chromosome 7, IMPLAD_Smil_shh, whole genome shotgun sequence encodes:
- the LOC130995685 gene encoding glycerol-3-phosphate acyltransferase RAM2-like, with protein MHTSPISTAKFNKHIIKYINLSFFSQQYTMAAAGFRSVHECASIGRENDTVVADMDGTLLRGRSSFPYFALVAFEAGGALRLLFLLLLSPIAGILYYLISESAGIRVLIFAAFAGVRVSDIESVARAVLPKFYSEDLHPESWRVFSACGKRCVLTANPRIMVEAFLKDFLGADLVLGTEVSTFRGRATGFVKPPGVLVGNNKAAALRAAFGEASPEIGLGDRHTDFPFMSLCKEGYIVAAKAQVKAVSVDKLRKAVIFHDGRLVQKPTPFLALLIIVWIPVGFLLACLRIAAGALLPMPLVYYAFWALGVRVSVKGRPPPAVSKSSGNSGVLFICSHRTLLDPIFLSTALGRPIPAVTYSVSRLSEMISPIKTVRLSRDRATDAAMIKKLLQEGDLAICPEGTTCREPFLLRFSSLFAELTDELVPVAMVNRMSMFHGTTARGWKGMDPFYFFMNPSPAYEVTFLNKVPRQLTRGAGKSSHEVANYIQRVIAATLSYECTSFTRKDKYTALAGNDGTVPDPKPKQLMGC; from the exons atgcACACATCCCCCATCTCAACCGCAAAATTCAACAAACACATCATTAAATACATAAACCTTAGCTTCTTTTCTCAACAATACACGATGGCCGCGGCGGGTTTCCGCAGCGTCCACGAGTGCGCGTCGATCGGGAGAGAGAACGACACCGTGGTGGCGGATATGGACGGGACGCTGCTGAGGGGGAGGAGCTCCTTCCCCTACTTCGCATTGGTCGCCTTCGAGGCCGGCGGCGCTCTGCGGCTCCTCTTCCTGCTCCTGCTCTCGCCTATCGCCGGAATTCTCTACTACCTCATTTCTGAGTCCGCCGGGATCCGCGTGCTCATCTTCGCCGCCTTCGCCGGAGTGCGCGTCTCCGACATAGAATCAGTAGCGCGCGCGGTGCTCCCTAAGTTCTACTCCGAGGACCTCCATCCGGAGTCGTGGCGGGTGTTCTCCGCCTGCGGCAAGCGCTGCGTGCTGACGGCGAACCCCCGGATCATGGTGGAGGCATTTCTCAAGGACTTTTTGGGCGCGGATTTGGTGTTGGGGACTGAGGTGTCCACGTTTAGGGGGAGAGCCACCGGGTTTGTCAAGCCCCCGGGGGTTTTGGTCGGGAACAATAAGGCGGCGGCGCTTAGGGCCGCCTTTGGTGAGGCGTCGCCGGAGATCGGACTCGGCGACAGGCACACCGATTTTCCCTTCATGAGTTTATGCAAG GAGGGTTACATAGTGGCGGCAAAAGCACAAGTGAAGGCGGTGAGCGTTGATAAGCTCCGGAAAGCGGTGATATTCCACGACGGGCGGCTGGTGCAGAAGCCGACGCCCTTCCTGGCTCTGCTGATTATAGTGTGGATCCCGGTGGGGTTCCTCCTGGCGTGCCTCCGCATCGCCGCCGGCGCCCTCCTCCCGATGCCGCTGGTGTACTACGCCTTCTGGGCCCTGGGCGTCCGCGTGAGCGTGAAGGGGAGGCCTCCGCCGGCGGTGAGCAAGTCCTCGGGCAACTCGGGGGTGCTCTTCATCTGCTCCCACCGCACCCTCCTGGACCCCATCTTCCTCTCCACGGCACTGGGGCGCCCCATCCCGGCCGTGACCTACTCCGTGTCCCGCCTCTCGGAGATGATCTCCCCGATCAAGACCGTGCGGCTGAGCCGCGACCGCGCGACGGACGCGGCCATGATCAAGAAGCTGCTGCAGGAGGGGGACCTGGCCATCTGCCCCGAGGGCACCACCTGCCGCGAGCCGTTCCTCCTCCGGTTCTCGTCCCTCTTCGCGGAGCTGACGGATGAGCTGGTGCCGGTGGCGATGGTGAACCGGATGAGCATGTTCCATGGCACCACGGCGCGGGGCTGGAAGGGGATGGACCCCTTCTACTTCTTCATGAACCCTAGCCCCGCCTACGAGGTCACCTTCCTCAACAAGGTGCCGCGCCAGCTGACGCGCGGCGCCGGCAAGTCCAGCCACGAGGTGGCCAATTACATACAGCGGGTCATCGCCGCCACTCTCTCCTACGAGTGCACGTCTTTTACCAGGAAGGACAAGTACACGGCGCTCGCCGGAAACGATGGCACGGTGCCCGACCCCAAACCCAAACAACTCATGGGCTGCTAG